The following are from one region of the Acyrthosiphon pisum isolate AL4f unplaced genomic scaffold, pea_aphid_22Mar2018_4r6ur Scaffold_21501;HRSCAF=24132, whole genome shotgun sequence genome:
- the LOC103308705 gene encoding uncharacterized protein LOC103308705 isoform X1 — translation MSRNCFVPGCREGYKSKIKINKWQGIIKTTMFKAPKDLLLLEKWVKAIPRADRELRPGIDSVCEKHFDETYLNRYFETKLPDGSINQIKRDRIILKNNAIPSIFPDLPQYLTKKRPIEKIIAEKKILFNNYIPNKIDDISNTTDHVSETFNNLHDILKNMSLPDGWFFTYLNRSLVLGNLDSNYELIKKIIVSNNDLNLKVFIRNKLINITCTSVTCIEDITKVLKIVDDFVMCPGTGIDNCPKSDQCCEHINLISLNQVRNPRCTECAKKRKYFMDTQRVFLEQINEKPTTKPVLKNVLRINKRLNIKVTNLQAKVGLLKQQCAEASAKSIEEAIIEMPENQQEAVRACFAAAKKHNVKGNRYTINWIYECLLIRIKSKKVYEHLRSKNILTLPCVDTLQKYIQKMSSQYGFQQATFDILKKKSSTMKPEEKRGTLLLDEMKLSESVSS, via the exons atgtccaGAAACTGTTTTGTTCCTGGATGTCGAGAGGGCTACaaatccaaaattaaaattaataaatggcaaggaataataaaaacaacaatgttTAAGGCGCCCAAG gatCTACTGCTTCTGGAGAAATGGGTCAAAGCTATCCCACGAGCTGATAGAGAATTGCGTCCTGGGATTGATAGTGTATGCGaaaaacattttgatgaaacctatcttaatagatattttgaaaCCAAGTTGCCTGATGGttcaattaatcaaataaaaagagatagaataatattaaaaaacaatgcgATTCCATCAATTTTCCCAGATTTGCCACAGTATTTAACTAAAAAGAGAccgattgaaaaaattattgcagaaaaaaagatactttttaataattatattccaaataaaatTGACGATATTTCAAATACAACTGACCATGTTTCtgaaacttttaataatttacatgatatactaaaaaatatgtcattacCTGATGGAtggttttttacttatttgaatAGATCATTGGTATTAGGTAATTTAGattcaaattatgaattaataaaaaaaattatagtatcaaataatgacttaaatttaaag gtattcaTTAGAAATAAGTTAATCAATATAACATGTACGTCAGTTACATGTATTGAAGATATAACAAAAGTACTAAAAATAGTTGATGATTTTGTAATGTGTCCTGGAACTGGAATTGATAATTG tCCAAAATCTGATCAATGTTGTGAgcacataaatttaatttcattgaaTCAAGTTCGTAATCCACGCTGTACTGAGTGTGCCaaaaaaaggaaatattttatggatACTCAAAGAGTTTTCCTAGAACAGATTAATGAAAAACCAACTACAAAACCTGTTTTAAAGAATGTTTTACGAATAAATAAACGgcttaatattaaa GTTACAAATTTACAAGCTAAAGTAGGATTGTTAAAACAACAATGTGCAGAAGCATCTGCAAAATCTATAGAAGAAGCAATTATAGAGATGCCAGAAAATCAACAGGAAGCTGTTCGCGCTTGCTTTGCAGCAGcaaaaaaacataatgttaaAGGTAATCGATATACTATTAATTGGATTTATGAATGTTTGTTGATTCGTATCAAGAGCAAAAAGGTATATGAACATCTTCGTTCTAAAAACATACTGACTTTACCTTGTGTGGATACCCTGCAaaagtatatacaaaaaatgtctAGCCAGTATGGCTTTCAACAAGctacttttgatattttaaaaaaaaaatcttcaacaATGAAACCTGAAGAAAAACGAG GAACCTTACTTCTAGACGAAATGAAGTTAAGTGAATCTGTTTCATCATAG
- the LOC103308705 gene encoding uncharacterized protein LOC103308705 isoform X2 — protein sequence MSRNCFVPGCREGYKSKIKINKWQGIIKTTMFKAPKDLLLLEKWVKAIPRADRELRPGIDSVFIRNKLINITCTSVTCIEDITKVLKIVDDFVMCPGTGIDNCPKSDQCCEHINLISLNQVRNPRCTECAKKRKYFMDTQRVFLEQINEKPTTKPVLKNVLRINKRLNIKVTNLQAKVGLLKQQCAEASAKSIEEAIIEMPENQQEAVRACFAAAKKHNVKGNRYTINWIYECLLIRIKSKKVYEHLRSKNILTLPCVDTLQKYIQKMSSQYGFQQATFDILKKKSSTMKPEEKRGTLLLDEMKLSESVSS from the exons atgtccaGAAACTGTTTTGTTCCTGGATGTCGAGAGGGCTACaaatccaaaattaaaattaataaatggcaaggaataataaaaacaacaatgttTAAGGCGCCCAAG gatCTACTGCTTCTGGAGAAATGGGTCAAAGCTATCCCACGAGCTGATAGAGAATTGCGTCCTGGGATTGATAGT gtattcaTTAGAAATAAGTTAATCAATATAACATGTACGTCAGTTACATGTATTGAAGATATAACAAAAGTACTAAAAATAGTTGATGATTTTGTAATGTGTCCTGGAACTGGAATTGATAATTG tCCAAAATCTGATCAATGTTGTGAgcacataaatttaatttcattgaaTCAAGTTCGTAATCCACGCTGTACTGAGTGTGCCaaaaaaaggaaatattttatggatACTCAAAGAGTTTTCCTAGAACAGATTAATGAAAAACCAACTACAAAACCTGTTTTAAAGAATGTTTTACGAATAAATAAACGgcttaatattaaa GTTACAAATTTACAAGCTAAAGTAGGATTGTTAAAACAACAATGTGCAGAAGCATCTGCAAAATCTATAGAAGAAGCAATTATAGAGATGCCAGAAAATCAACAGGAAGCTGTTCGCGCTTGCTTTGCAGCAGcaaaaaaacataatgttaaAGGTAATCGATATACTATTAATTGGATTTATGAATGTTTGTTGATTCGTATCAAGAGCAAAAAGGTATATGAACATCTTCGTTCTAAAAACATACTGACTTTACCTTGTGTGGATACCCTGCAaaagtatatacaaaaaatgtctAGCCAGTATGGCTTTCAACAAGctacttttgatattttaaaaaaaaaatcttcaacaATGAAACCTGAAGAAAAACGAG GAACCTTACTTCTAGACGAAATGAAGTTAAGTGAATCTGTTTCATCATAG